One Acidobacteriota bacterium genomic window, CAACGCCGCGCCGGCGGCTGCCGGCGACGCGAAGCTCGTTCCGCTGAGACCCTCGACCAGGTCGCACTCAACCGTGCCGTCTTGCCCGTTGTCGGTGGTGAGGCAGCTGTACTCCGAGTCGATGCCCATGTTGCCGGCGCCACCGAAGTCGGTGCCGGGGGCCATCAATTGCGGAGCGATACGACCGCCCGGAGCCGGGCCGACGCTGCTGAAGAAGTAGCGGCTGAGGAGGGATCCCCCGGCACCGGTGTCGTTGGCGTTACCGCTACCACCGATGGCGAAGCCGTTCTTGAAGGTGGCCGGCTCGTCCAGCGTACCCTCGTCCGGGATGTTGTCGTTGTCCGCGTCCAGCGAAGAGTTGCCGGCGGCGACAAAGACCAGCGCGTTCTGCTTGTCGCTTATGAACGAATCGATCTCGGAAGCCGAGCTCGAGTAGGTGTTAGTGTCACTGCCCCACGAGAAGTTGGCGACCGTCGCACCGAGGCTGTAGCTCTCACCGAGAGAGCCGGTCACGCCGCCGGAGTAGAGGGTGCCGACGAAGAGGGAGCCGTTGCCGGGGTCGGAGCAGGAGGCTGCCGCCGGGGTGCGCTGGGCGTCATAGGCGATCAGCTTGGCATCGGGAGCGACGCCGTCGAGGTTCCACTCCTGACCGTCGCCACCGTTGGCCACGGTGTCCTCGGCGAGGAACTCGTTGCCACCACCGGGCGTGTGATCGGCGTTACCGAGGGCGGTTGTGGACACGGTGTGACCGTGGGTGAAGCCACCGACGTTACTGGCGTCGCAACCCAGGAGGTCGCCGTCGCCAGGTGCGAACTGGTTGGTGGTCTCGTAGAGGATGACCTTGCGATGGCTACCGTTGATGGTGGCGTCGTCCGAAAGGTCGGTGTCCCCGGAAGAAATGAGGTGATCGTTCGAGAGGTCGGCGGCATCGAGCTGGATGCCGCTGTCCAGGACCATCAGGATCTGGTTCTGACCACGGATGCCGGCGTCGCTGTAGGGCGCTACGCCCTTGTTCGGCACGCCGCCGTGGAAGCCGGCCTGCATGGTCGAGGTGGTCTCCTCGGCGTGCATCAGGGTCGGCAGTTTCTCGTAGATCCATTCGATCGGCTCGAGAGATGCCAGCTGGGCAAGTCGCTCACGATGGACTTCCGCGACCAGCGAGCCGGGGCGGACGGAGAGCACATTGCCACCCATGGCGGCGATCGCCTGGGCAACGGAGGCGCTGTCTTCGCCTTCGAAGATTCGCATCTCGAGTTTGTAAATATCGGAGGTTGCATCCAGAGGGTTGACCAGCGGCGAGCGACCGATGGCCGGGTCCAGCTTGAATGCCGCGTGGTACGGCTCGACGGCCAGGAGACCCGGCGTGTCGACGACAGCACCCATGGTGGCCTTGTCGACTCGAGCGATGAACGACGAAACCTGCAGGTGACGGACGATCTGTCCACCGCCGGCGTTGATCTTGCCGCGCATCGAGTCGAGGCTACCGCTGATGATCGCGTCTCGACTGAGTTGGAAAATGAAGTACTGCGCACCGACCTGATCCAGCTTGTTGGTGGTTCTTAACTCACCGGGCAGCGTGGTCAGACCTTCCGCCAGGCGGAAGGAACCGACGGCGGTTCGCAGCGTACCGGGGGCCTTCTGCAGATTTGCAGAGACATCCCCGTAATACGGACCGGCCGCGTAAGGCCAGACGTAATTGGATCGGACAAACGTCGAAGGAATCACTGTTCCTTCGGTGTCAATATCCTTCTCGGCCCGCGAAAAACCGGACGAATCATCATTATTGATGGCCGTTTCCTGTTTACCCGCGAAGGTCAAGAAAGGACTGACGGTTAAGCTCACAATGGCCACGGCGAGGACAAACCACCGCCTGCCAGAGAGGAACTGCATCTGAACACCCTCCTCCTGCATCCGATCTGTTGATGAATTAAGATCGGTGCGTCGTCAAAAACTACACACAACCCCCCCAGTGGGATTGGGAGTTTGTACGGTGAGTCCTGTAGGTTGTCAAGCGGATACGTCGAGCTCCATGCGGTCTCGATCACCGCAACGGCAGCCTCGATTTCGATGCTAAAATGCGGATTATTCCGCGCATTCTTGCGGTGATGACGCAGCATGACGAGGCGCCCTTCCGGCATCCCTTACGGGGGGCGGAATCGCGGACCATGGACGGCGAAGCAGGGGACCCGACCGTGGGTCCGATCGGTCGATCAAATGTCACTCGAGACCAAGACAACCACGGCAATCGCGACTCTCAAGAAGAGTCGGAAATTGATCGTCGCGCTCAGTGGAGGCGTCGATAGTGCCGTGCTGCTCCATCTGGCGGTTCGGGCGCTGGGTGCCGAGAACGTCGTGGCGGCCACCGGTCAGTCCGCCGCCGTCCCGGGGAGCGATCTGGAGGACGCCGAGGCGGTGGCCCGCTGCGTGGGGGTACGCCTGGAGCGGGTGGCGACCTACGAACTGGAGCAGCCGGACTATGTCGCCAACCGCGGGGATCGCTGTTTTCATTGCAGGGAAGAGCTTTTTCAGCGTCTGGCCCATCTGGGCCGGCGCCTGGGTATCCTGGAGATCGCTTACGGGGCGATCGTCGATGATCTGGGGGACAACCGCCCGGGGATGCGATCGGCGGAGCAGCGGTCCGTCCGCTCCCCCCTCCTGGACGCCGGACTCACCAAGGCCGATATCCGGGAGGTCGCCCGGGCCGCCGGGCTCCCGGTCCGGGACAAGCCCGCTTCTCCATGCCTGGCCTCGCGGCTGCCGGTGGGCACCGTCGTCACCTCGGAGCGGTTGGCCCGCATCGAGGTCGCCGAGACGGGGCTCCGGGCCCTGGGGTTGACCGAATTCCGAGTGCGGGACCATTTCCCGCTGGCCCGGGTCGAGCTGGATGCCGAGGGGCTCAGCCGGAGCGGTCGGGACGCGTTCCGGAGCCGGATCGAGTCGGTGGTCCGGGGAGCGGGCTTTGCCAACGTCGAGATCGACCCCGCGGGCTACGGCGGGATCGGACCCATCCGCTCCGGGGGCCAGTAGATCCCGACGACCCGTCCCCTGAGGCGCTGAAGCGGGACCGGACCATAGCGACGGCTGTCGTCGCTGTCCTCGGCGTGGTCCCCCAGGAGCCAGACCCCCGGCCCTCCCGGGGGTTCGGACCACAGCCCTGCCCGGGGGCGATCCTCGGGGAACCCCGGTGCTGTGGCGACCCGTTTGACGACCAGACGATCCTCCGGATCCCGGAACAGCCAGGTCTGGCCGACCGGGGGCGGGGTCCCGTGGGGAGTCCAGAGATCGACCCAGATTCGATCGCCGGAACCGAGAGCAGGTTCCATCGAGATGCCTCGCATCGTCTGGGTACCTACCAGGGTGGTGCCGCCGACCGCTATCCAGAGCACGCCCCAACCAAGGATGGCCAGGACGGCGAGCCGGATGGACTTCATCGCCGCGGCGTTCGAGGGTCCAGCCGATCTCGCAGCCCCTCGCCGATCAGGTTGCAGGTCAGCACCGCCGCGAACAGCGCGACACCGGGAAACAGCGCCAGCCACCACGCCTCGTAGATATGCTCCCGGGCATCGAACAGCAACCCTCCCCAGGTCGGTGTCGGCGGCGGAACCCCCAGCCCCAGGAATGAGAGTGCCGCCTCGAGGGTCATCGCACCCGCCACCGCGAACGCCGCGGTGACGAGGACGGGAGCCAGGGCACCGGGCAGGAGATGACGCACCAGGATCCGGCGACGGGGGAGTCCCGAGGCCTCGGCGGCGCGAACGAGATCCGAGTCCCGCAGCGTGAGGATCTCGGCTCTGAGGAAACGGGCGATGGGAATCCAACCGCTGACTGCGATCACCAGGGAGACCCGAACGATCGCCGACAGACCGGAGAAGATTGCCGGCGGAGCCGCCAACAGCGCCAGCGCCAGCAGGAGGGACGGGAAACAGAGGATCGATTCCATGCAACGAGAGACGGCGTGGTCGATCCAGCCTCCTCGGTAACCGGCCACGGCGCCGAGGGGGATGCCGATGGCCAGGGCCGCCAGCGCCGCCAGCAACCCCACCGAGAGCGAGACCCGGGAGCCGTGCAGCAGTCGTGAGGCCACGTCGCGACCCAACGCGTCGGTGCCCAACCAGTGGGCACGGGACGGAGGGGAGAGCCGGGCCCGCAGGTCGATCGCGCCGGGGTCGTAGGGGATCGGCGCCGTCACGGACGGACGTTCGTCAGGGTCGGCCCAGATCGGTGTGGAGGTCGCGACCATGGGGGCCAGCAGCGCCGCCAGCGCGAGCCCTGCGGCCAGCACCAACCCCACACGCAACGACCGTGTTCGGCGGCTATCCACGATGGACCCTCGGATCGAAGACGACGTAAAAGATGTCCGCCAGCACGATGCCGGCGAGGGTCGTGGCGCCGGAGACGAGTGTCAGCCCCATCAGGACCGGGACATCCCGTTGGAGCGCCGCATCGACGAACAGACGACCGACCCCGTGAAGCGAGAACAACGTCTCGACGATCACCGAACCACTGAACAACGCCGGCAGGAGGAATCCCGCCAGCGTCAACATCGGCACCGCCGCAAGTCGGAAGCCGTGTCGCCACAGGGCGACCCAGCGCGACAGACCCCGCGCACGTACCGCCAGGAGGGTCTCTCCACCGACCTGCTCGAGGAGCGTCGCCCGAACGAATCGGGAGAGATAGGCGATGCCGCCGTAACTCAGCGTCAGCACCGGCAAGACCAGATGGAGGATCCCATCGAGGGATCGCGCCCCCCACGAGAGACCGGCCAATTCCGCGGAGCCGCTGCCGGCCACCGGAAACCAGCCCAGGCGGACCGACAGGAAATTCTGTAACAGGAGTCCGGCCCAGAACGCCGGGATGGCGTAGAGCGCGTAGAGCCCCGTCGCGGTCCAACGGTCGAGCCGGGATCCGGGTCGCCAGGCCGCCAACGTTCCGAGAGGAACCGAGAGGCCGATCATCAGCGTCAATGCCAACGCGTTCAGCGTCAGCGTCACGCCGAGCCGTTCGGTGATCTTCTCGCGCACCGGCTGACGGTTGGCGAACGACTGTCCCAGGTCACCCCGTGCCAGGTCGGACAGCCAGAGTCCGAACTGGACCGGCAACGGACGATCCAGTCGATAGATCCTTCGCAGCTCTTCTCGGGATTCCGTCGTGAGTCGGTTGAAACCGTCTTGATCCGAACTCTCGTCGACGGCGCTTCCCGGTGCCAACTGGATCAGGAGGAAGACCGCGGCGCAGACCAGGAACAACGTTGCCAGGGCGCTGCCCAACCGACGGACGATCAGGACGATCACTCGCCATCGACCTCCGACCAGCGCCAATGACGTGGTCCCGCCGTCGTTTCGACCAGACCCAGAGGGGTGGTCTTGACACCTTGAAGGTGGCGGTCGTAGACCAACGGCGTCGCGAAGTAGAACAGACAGGTCACCGGTTCGAGCGCCTGTAGCCGTCGCTGAACCTGATGCAGGATCGCCCGGCGTTGGTCGTCGTCGAGCCCCAGTTCCCGGGCCCGTTCGAGATGGCGGTCCAGCTCATCGTCGGCCAGGCCGAAGTAGTTGATGCCGCTCTCGCGTGCCGTCGAATGATAGAGATCGGATTGATCCGGGTTGGGCGAAAAGCGAAGGGTGTAGGAGGCCAGGTCGAATTCTCCCGCGTTGCGACGTTCCCGAAACGCCTGCCACTCCAGTCGATCGATGCGTGCGTCGATTCCCAACGCCTTCCAGGACTCCTGCTGCCACGCGGCCATGTGATCGACGAGCTTCATGGTCGACGCGGCGACCAGGATCGTGAAGCGGAATGGGGTGCCGTCACGGTCCAACAAACCGTCGCCGTCGTGGTCCAGCCAACCAGCTTCGGCCAGCAGTCGCCGCGCAGTCTCCGGCGAGTACTCGAGCGGTCGAGCGTCTGGATCCGCCCAGACCAGGTCCGGATGGAACGTCGTGACCCCGGAGCGCGCATGCCCACCCAGAACCGTCTCGATGAAGGTATCCCGGTCGAGGGCATGCACCATCGCCTTTCGCACCCGGGGGTCGTCAAAGAAGGGGTTGGAGCCGGTCTGGTTCCAGGTCATCAGCCATGTGCTGAAGGTGTGGTAGACATCGAAGGTCCAGCGATCCGCTCGATCGGATTCGCGGGCCTGGCGATGCAGATCGGGGCTCATGGGCATCAGGTCGATCTCGCCTGCCAGGAGCGCCTGATAGGCGGTTTGCATTTCCGGGTAGATCTTGAAGACCAGCCGATCGATGGACGGTCGTCCGTCCCAGTAGTCGTCGTTGGCGGACAGGACGATCTCCTGGCCGGGGATGTGTTGTTCGAAACGGAACGGCCCGCAGCCGACAGGATGCTTTGCGTACTTGCCGGTGACGAGGTCCTCGTCCAGGCCCGCAAGATGAGCCGGGAGCTGCGGCATTCGCCAGGGCTCCAGCATGTCGGGGAATCCCTCTTCGTAACGAACGACGACGGTGTAGTCGTCCGGCGCCTCGATCGCGGCGAGGGTTTCGAGCTGTGGAGCGAAGATGGTGTTGGCGACGGACGGTCGACGCACCGCCTCTGCGGTAAAGAGGACATCGCGGGAGGTGAACGGCTGACCGTCCTGCCACCGTACGTCGCGACGAAGGTTGAAGGTGATCGACGTTCCGTCTTCGCTGACCGTCCAGTCGGTCGCGAGCCGTCCAACGAGTTTCATGTTGGGGTCGTACTGCACCAGGCTGTCGGTGATCTGGACCGCAAGCCGTTGGGAGTTGAGATCGCTACTCCCCAGAAGACTCAGGGACGGCGGGTCCGCGGAGAGGATCGAGACGCGGACGGTCGAGGGGTTGCCGGCACTGCCGGTGCCGGCCGGGGCGGTGCACCCGATGCACCCGATGCAGACGAGCAACGGCAGCATCCACGAAATCAAACGCAACGCGAACGGCCTCATGGTTCCCTCCCCTGCGTCATGCAGCGCCCCCCGTAGAGACACTACGCCGGGGTCACTCGGTTGCCACCGGTAGCTCGATCCGAGGCTCGTTTCCCGCGGCATCGACACCGCGCACCGCGAGGTCGGCCTTGTCGCCCGGCAGCTCCAGAACGAATCGCTCGGAACGATCATCATAAACCCCACGAGGCGCGACTCATGATTGCCGAGTCACATGCTACATGCGATCGGGAACCGGGACACCCATCAGCGAAAGAAGATCGACCATTCCGTCGTGGAAGATGCGGATGACCGCCAGCCGTGTCTGTCGCGTGGACGGATCCGGTTCCTTGATCGCGGGGTAGCGGTGGTAGAACGAGTTGAACGCCTGCGCCAGGACGTAGGCGTGTTTGGCGACCGACGACAATTCGAGACTATCGACTGCCTGCCGCAACGTCGCGGGAACGCGTAGGAGTTGCAGTACAAGATTCCAGTGATCCGCTCGGCTCTCCTCGGGGAGCGCGTCCAGCAGCGCCGCCTCGGTGAGGCTCTCGGTCGATTGGGATGCCTCGCCGAATTCCCCCACGGCCTTTCGCAGGATGTTTCGCGCGCGCAGGACCGTGTATTGAAGATAAGGACCCGTCTCGCCCTCGAACGCCAGCGCCGCGTCCAGGTCGAATGCGACGACACGGTTTCGGGAGAAGCGCAGCATGTAGTAACGGAGCGCACCGATCGCAATCTGCTCGGCGATTTCGCGAGACGCGTCGTCACCCAGATCGGCGTTTCGTTGCGCGACCTCCGCCCCGGCACGCTGAATCAACGCGTCCAGAAGGTCGTCTGCCCGCAAGCCCAGCCCCTTGCGGCCGGACATCTCGAGGTAGGCCTTGGCCCGCTCCTCGTCCGAGAGTGCGTACGCGGGGAACATCGCTTCGACCGCCGCAGGGGAGAGGGCCACCATCTCGTAGGAGTAATGGATCGAACGCTCGGCCTCCTCGGTGTGACCCAGTTGCCGAAGCGCCTGCTTCACGACTCGTTGAAGGAACGCCTGACGGATATCGATCACGTTGTAGACGGTCCGGGCGGCACCGAAGGCCGGATGCGGCTCGTCGCCCGTGGGATGTGTAGTCGTCCAGACGTCGTAACACGCGCGCTGTGGGGACCAGTTGAACGAGGTGTACGCGAAGTCTCGACCCAGTAGGCCGAACTTCCACATCTGGTAGGCGATGTCCTTGCCGACGTAGGTCACCGTCCCGTCGGAGCGGACGATCACCTTCTGATCTTCGCCGCTGCCCTCGTCGACACCCTCGAGGTCCATCACCCAGCAACCCTGGTTCTTTCCGGAGGCGGCCTGCTGGATGGCGCCGAGACTCTTGAGTCGCTCGAAGGCATGTTCCCAGAATCGATGACGAAGGATATCGCTCTCGTGGGGGAGGATGTCGTAACGGATGCCGAGACGAGACATGGTCGTCAGGTGATGCTGAACCATGCGTCGTGCGACGAACGCTGCCAGCTCTGCGACGGCGTTGTCACCCTGTTCCATGAGGTGCAACGTCTCTTTCCGTTGCTCCAGCCGCTCTGCATCCTCGTCGTAGTACTTCGTCACCTGGGCGTAGAGGTCCCAGGCCACGTAGTCGAAACGCTCCCCACGTCGATCCAGTTCGTCGGCGGAGTAGCGTGTCTGAACGGCCTCCAGATCCATCTCGCGAATGAACCGGAATCCAACGACCAGGTCCGCGACCTGGACCCCGGTGTCGTCGATGTAGTTCTGGGTCTCGACCCGAGCACCAAGCCGTCGTAGGAAGCGAACCAACGTGTCGCCGAGAACGGCGTTCCGAAGATGCCCGATGTGGGCGGCCTTGTTGGGATTGATGTTGGTGTGCTCGACGATGGTCTTGTGGTCCCCGGTGGGTTTCGCATCGGTGGGTGTCTCACGAAGACGCGCCGCGATCAGCCCATCACGGTCGAGGTAAGCGTTGAGATAGCCGCCGCCCGCAACCTCCACCCGTGAGATGGTCCCGTCGGTCGACAGCTTGTCGACGATCGATGTGGCGATCTCCCGAGGCGCCTTACGTAGGCGACGCGCCAACTCGAAACAGATCGGGGATGCCAGATCGCCGAGTTCGGCCTTGGGCGGATAGGTCAGCGGAATCGAATCCAGCGCCAGGTCGTCGATCTGCCACGCATCGCGGATGGCAGCCTGAAGGAGCCGCCTTAGTGCGTCTTCCGGAGTCTGGGTGTGAGGTTGATTTGAATCAGGATGCACTGTGGGCGCTCCGGCGGGGCGCCACTATAGCCCAGCGGGAGCGAACGGTTCAATACGGCGTCAGCGCCGGTCTCTGAGAACCGTGATGAACCCCGATCGTACGGCGAGGGCATCGCGGGTGATGCCCACAATTCGATACTCGTAATCGATGTCGGGGTCTGCTCCTCGATCGAAGAAGCTGTACGACGTGGCATGGGTCGCATCGCCCAGGGATGGGATCCAGACAGGATTCACGACGACGGTGGTCTCGCCACCGACCACGCGACGTACCAGGTTGAAGCCGATCATCTGGTGCTCGGCCGCGGTCTCCCATCGAATATCGACACCGGATCCCGTCGCAACCGCCTCTACCGAGAGCAGCTCGAACGGGAACCCGGGCTCCTCGTGGGCCAGGACCGTGTAGGTCTGCGGCGTCGAGTCTTCGCCGAGGTTTCGAATCAACAGCCAGGCCGATTCGATCTGCTGAAGGGGTAGCGTGCGATCGCCTCGGGTGCCGTCCTGCAGGTCGAAGGGCAGTCGTCGTCGCTCGCCGTTGCTCTGTACGAGGATCAGGTCGGCGTCCCATTGCCCCTCGAACGATCCCTCAAACCGGATCCGCATGCCACCCTCGTCGAACTCCGGGCGCAGACGAACCTGGGCGGTGCCGAACGGCGCGACCGCCGGGTCGTTGCGCACCGAGACCGAGGGGAGGCCATCGGCCTGATGGGAAAAGGCGGGTGCGGTCAGGGACGACGCAAAACTGAAGTGGTGCTCGTCGCTGCGTTCTCCGGTCAGGAGACTCCACAGATGGAACTCGCGTAACAGACCCGCCAGATCCAGACCGGTCCGGCTCTTCAGGGTCTCGTCGTAGCGTTCCCGCGTCGGACCGGCAGGGACCTCACCGGCAGGCAGTCCGGCGGTCAGTTCCAGCCACGTCGCGACGGTTCCGGCTCCTTGCGCTTCGGCAAGGAATGCCAGCCAGAGTGCGTTCCCCGCGACGAGTTCCGGGTCCGCATCGAACAGACCGCGGCCGGCCTCGTTCAGTCGATGTTGCAGGAGTCGTTGGATCTCCATGGCGGGTGCGGCGTCGAGGGTCAACTCGACCCAGCCCGCGAGGGCTTCGGCCCATGGGCCCTGGATCGCCGGGTGTTGCGAGGCGGCGATCTGGTGGGCCATCTGATGAGCGGCGGCGCGTGCGATCTGCGAGCTGCCACCGGGGGAGCTGCGATCGAGGACGATCAGATCCGTCTGTCGTTGACGACCCAGCGACCCGCCGGCGCGGTAACCGGTCACGACATCTTCCAGGTCCGTGAGGATGACCTCCACCGGTCGGGGAGCGGCCAGCCCCACCTGATCGACGAGTAGACGCAACGTGTTGTCCAGGGCGGCGGCGACCGCCGTCAGGGTCTCGTCGATGCTGGGATGCGAGGCACCGGGTAAGCGACCTCGATCCGGTAGGTAGCGGAGGGCGACTCCGGAGTTCGTTGGGCGGATTCGTTCCGAGAGCGACGGGCGGCGATGGCTGAGGGCGCCCAGGAGCCCCTGGATCGGTGTCGAGGTCCCCAGAGAGGTGGTCAGCCCCTCGATGCGGGGTGTCAGGCAGGCGTTGGGTTGGGAGTGTCCACCGGTCAGCTGGCGGACGGCCTGGGCCCGCCCGGTCGAGCTGGCCCCCTCCAGGCGGCGCTCCGAAAGGCCGTCGAGAGCCGGGGCACCGAGGGCAGGCAAGGCCAGGCCCAAGACGCTGCAGAGCGCCAATATAGCCCGAAAGTTCAGGTATTTTCTATGTGACCGCATGCAACTGCCCCATGCCCCCATGAGGACCGCAACGGCAACAATATAAGGGCGATTTTGGGCCCCGTCAACACGAACCCATATAGACACAGAGGCTTACGAGATATCTTGCTCTTCGATGCCGATGACGATCACGGTGATGTTGTCGTCGCCGCCCTTGGCGTTGGCCTGTTCGATCAGCCCGCCACAGGCTTCCTCCGGGGAGTCGGCGTAGCGAGCCAGGGTCTGCCGGATCTCCTCGTCGCTGACCATCGAATTCAAGCCGTCGGAGCAGAGCAGGTAGAGATCGCCGGGGCGA contains:
- the larE gene encoding ATP-dependent sacrificial sulfur transferase LarE, encoding MSLETKTTTAIATLKKSRKLIVALSGGVDSAVLLHLAVRALGAENVVAATGQSAAVPGSDLEDAEAVARCVGVRLERVATYELEQPDYVANRGDRCFHCREELFQRLAHLGRRLGILEIAYGAIVDDLGDNRPGMRSAEQRSVRSPLLDAGLTKADIREVARAAGLPVRDKPASPCLASRLPVGTVVTSERLARIEVAETGLRALGLTEFRVRDHFPLARVELDAEGLSRSGRDAFRSRIESVVRGAGFANVEIDPAGYGGIGPIRSGGQ
- a CDS encoding S26 family signal peptidase gives rise to the protein MKSIRLAVLAILGWGVLWIAVGGTTLVGTQTMRGISMEPALGSGDRIWVDLWTPHGTPPPVGQTWLFRDPEDRLVVKRVATAPGFPEDRPRAGLWSEPPGGPGVWLLGDHAEDSDDSRRYGPVPLQRLRGRVVGIYWPPERMGPIPP
- a CDS encoding ABC transporter permease, giving the protein MDSRRTRSLRVGLVLAAGLALAALLAPMVATSTPIWADPDERPSVTAPIPYDPGAIDLRARLSPPSRAHWLGTDALGRDVASRLLHGSRVSLSVGLLAALAALAIGIPLGAVAGYRGGWIDHAVSRCMESILCFPSLLLALALLAAPPAIFSGLSAIVRVSLVIAVSGWIPIARFLRAEILTLRDSDLVRAAEASGLPRRRILVRHLLPGALAPVLVTAAFAVAGAMTLEAALSFLGLGVPPPTPTWGGLLFDAREHIYEAWWLALFPGVALFAAVLTCNLIGEGLRDRLDPRTPRR
- a CDS encoding ABC transporter permease, giving the protein MIVLIVRRLGSALATLFLVCAAVFLLIQLAPGSAVDESSDQDGFNRLTTESREELRRIYRLDRPLPVQFGLWLSDLARGDLGQSFANRQPVREKITERLGVTLTLNALALTLMIGLSVPLGTLAAWRPGSRLDRWTATGLYALYAIPAFWAGLLLQNFLSVRLGWFPVAGSGSAELAGLSWGARSLDGILHLVLPVLTLSYGGIAYLSRFVRATLLEQVGGETLLAVRARGLSRWVALWRHGFRLAAVPMLTLAGFLLPALFSGSVIVETLFSLHGVGRLFVDAALQRDVPVLMGLTLVSGATTLAGIVLADIFYVVFDPRVHRG
- a CDS encoding ABC transporter substrate-binding protein, producing MRPFALRLISWMLPLLVCIGCIGCTAPAGTGSAGNPSTVRVSILSADPPSLSLLGSSDLNSQRLAVQITDSLVQYDPNMKLVGRLATDWTVSEDGTSITFNLRRDVRWQDGQPFTSRDVLFTAEAVRRPSVANTIFAPQLETLAAIEAPDDYTVVVRYEEGFPDMLEPWRMPQLPAHLAGLDEDLVTGKYAKHPVGCGPFRFEQHIPGQEIVLSANDDYWDGRPSIDRLVFKIYPEMQTAYQALLAGEIDLMPMSPDLHRQARESDRADRWTFDVYHTFSTWLMTWNQTGSNPFFDDPRVRKAMVHALDRDTFIETVLGGHARSGVTTFHPDLVWADPDARPLEYSPETARRLLAEAGWLDHDGDGLLDRDGTPFRFTILVAASTMKLVDHMAAWQQESWKALGIDARIDRLEWQAFRERRNAGEFDLASYTLRFSPNPDQSDLYHSTARESGINYFGLADDELDRHLERARELGLDDDQRRAILHQVQRRLQALEPVTCLFYFATPLVYDRHLQGVKTTPLGLVETTAGPRHWRWSEVDGE
- a CDS encoding arginine--tRNA ligase codes for the protein MHPDSNQPHTQTPEDALRRLLQAAIRDAWQIDDLALDSIPLTYPPKAELGDLASPICFELARRLRKAPREIATSIVDKLSTDGTISRVEVAGGGYLNAYLDRDGLIAARLRETPTDAKPTGDHKTIVEHTNINPNKAAHIGHLRNAVLGDTLVRFLRRLGARVETQNYIDDTGVQVADLVVGFRFIREMDLEAVQTRYSADELDRRGERFDYVAWDLYAQVTKYYDEDAERLEQRKETLHLMEQGDNAVAELAAFVARRMVQHHLTTMSRLGIRYDILPHESDILRHRFWEHAFERLKSLGAIQQAASGKNQGCWVMDLEGVDEGSGEDQKVIVRSDGTVTYVGKDIAYQMWKFGLLGRDFAYTSFNWSPQRACYDVWTTTHPTGDEPHPAFGAARTVYNVIDIRQAFLQRVVKQALRQLGHTEEAERSIHYSYEMVALSPAAVEAMFPAYALSDEERAKAYLEMSGRKGLGLRADDLLDALIQRAGAEVAQRNADLGDDASREIAEQIAIGALRYYMLRFSRNRVVAFDLDAALAFEGETGPYLQYTVLRARNILRKAVGEFGEASQSTESLTEAALLDALPEESRADHWNLVLQLLRVPATLRQAVDSLELSSVAKHAYVLAQAFNSFYHRYPAIKEPDPSTRQTRLAVIRIFHDGMVDLLSLMGVPVPDRM